The sequence TCGCCCGGCGACCTACGTATCGGATCATTTCCGCTATGGCCCGAGTCTGGCTGGGGTCCACCAATTGCTCCAACGCCGACAAATCGATGGAGGTCTCACCAAACACGATCGTGTGTAATCCTTTGGCATCCACTTTTTCTTTCTTGCCGCGCTTCGGGTTAAAACTTTCGCGCAGCGGCATTCGGTGAGTTACTTCTCCGAAAGAGTCGCCACCTTCTTTTTTTCGATCATTGGCTCTCGATTGTGCGATCTGCTTGGCTTCCCGGGTTACGTCGCGCGGCTGGTATTCGTCCATCATGATCACTGTATCGGCCACATCGAAGTAGTCACCGGATCCCCCCAACACCAATACACTAGAGACTCCTTTTTCCTCATACAACTGGCGCACCTTGTCCAAAAAAGGCGTGATCGGCTCCTTGCCTTTCGCCACCAACGCCTGCATCCTGCCGTCACGGATCATGAAGTTGGTGGCACTGGTGTCCTCATCGATTAATAGGCACGATGTGCCAATCTCCAAGCTCTCCATGATGTTGGTCGCCTGCGACGTGCTTCCGCTGGCATCATCCGTGGAAAAACGAATCGTATCGCGCCCGAACGGCAGATGGGTGATAAACGGAGAAATGTTCACCTTTTCCACGCGCCGACCGTCTTCCGCACGCACTTTGACCGCATTCCGATCGGTGATGACGTATTCCCGTCCGTCTCCTTCGATGTGGTCGTACACGCCGCGCTCCAACGCCTTCAACAATGTGCTCTTGCCATGGTACCCGCCACCGACGATCAGGGTGATACCGTCTCGGATGACCATCCCGCGAATCGCTGGCCCGTGCGGCACTTCCACGGCTACCTCCAACGATGACGGAGATTGGAACGGGATCACTTTTCCGGTGGTCAACGGCCGGTCGCTCACACCGCTTTCCCTTGGCAGAACAGCGCCATTGGCGACGAAGGCAATCCATCCCCGCTCCTGCAGATAGCTGCGGATGGCCCTTTGGTTGTCCACCAACTGCATCCGTTCCTCGATTCGACTGCGATCCAACGAAGATACGGGGAGAGCACGTTGAACCAGTTGCGGCAAGTCTTCACACAACATCTGAGCCGCCTTCTGCCCCAGCACCGTTCGGCCGCGCGCCGGCAAACCCACACTGAGGCGTACTTCCACAAATCGTTCGTTTACCACGACAGAAGTACGCGGCAAAATTTCCTGTCCGGGACGGTCGATGGCGATCAGCCCGCTTTTGCCTGTACCGCTGACACGGAAAGCAAATTTTCCGATGTGCTTGGCCCATTCCCGCGTCAGCCAATCTTCCAATCCGATTCGCCGGTGCGGTTCTGCAAACCATTCGTGCGGATAACGCGCCACATCCATCGGCATCCGCACCCGAATACGCGAGGGAGAGGCAAACGGATCTCCCTGGACATAATCAATGAACAGCGTAAACGTCGGGAAACGGTACTCTCCTTGAATCTCTTTGTAGGCCTTGTATCCTCTGCCGTCGATTCGTTTC is a genomic window of Polycladomyces subterraneus containing:
- a CDS encoding ABC-ATPase domain-containing protein; the protein is MQRLQSILKRIDGRGYKAYKEIQGEYRFPTFTLFIDYVQGDPFASPSRIRVRMPMDVARYPHEWFAEPHRRIGLEDWLTREWAKHIGKFAFRVSGTGKSGLIAIDRPGQEILPRTSVVVNERFVEVRLSVGLPARGRTVLGQKAAQMLCEDLPQLVQRALPVSSLDRSRIEERMQLVDNQRAIRSYLQERGWIAFVANGAVLPRESGVSDRPLTTGKVIPFQSPSSLEVAVEVPHGPAIRGMVIRDGITLIVGGGYHGKSTLLKALERGVYDHIEGDGREYVITDRNAVKVRAEDGRRVEKVNISPFITHLPFGRDTIRFSTDDASGSTSQATNIMESLEIGTSCLLIDEDTSATNFMIRDGRMQALVAKGKEPITPFLDKVRQLYEEKGVSSVLVLGGSGDYFDVADTVIMMDEYQPRDVTREAKQIAQSRANDRKKEGGDSFGEVTHRMPLRESFNPKRGKKEKVDAKGLHTIVFGETSIDLSALEQLVDPSQTRAIAEMIRYVGRRANGRQTLAQVIEQLYDEIEQKGLDVISPYAGQHPGDLALPRKQELAGAINRMRTLRVQ